In Janthinobacterium sp. 67, a genomic segment contains:
- a CDS encoding GspE/PulE family protein: MARPEKVRLGEILVQQKLLTEEQLGQALTEQKRSGRKLGRVFVEHGFVTEEQISGALARQLDIPYINLKFFNINPELVRLLPETQARRFRALVLEDRREGLLVGMSDPTDLFAYDEISRLVKRQIELAVVNETEVLAAIDRIYRRTEDISTLTRELEQDLGDVSVDFGALAANPGLEEAPIVKLLQSVFEDATQVRASDIHIEPQEGRLQIRFRIDGVLHLQTEADSKIASSLALRLKLMSDLDISEKRLPQDGRFAIRVKNQRIDVRISTMPTQYGESVVMRLLNQGGTTLRLDAIGMPPALVAQFRAIVSRPNGLVLVTGPTGSGKTTTLYCALSELNSVEKKLITVEDPVEYRLAGINQVQVNDKIELNFARVLRSALRQDPDIVLVGEMRDQETAQIGLRAAMTGHLVLSTLHTNDAISTPLRLMDMGVPRYMVGSSLQAVLAQRLVRVICESCSTPYQPTPNEYEWLRLELGELVERNQYFHGKGCSHCNGMGYRGRTGVYELLEITRAVADAANHADPSHFMKVAMAQMAGETLRRHAVQLVVQGRTTVMEAMRISNQSED, encoded by the coding sequence ATGGCAAGGCCAGAGAAAGTCCGGCTCGGTGAAATTTTGGTGCAGCAGAAATTGCTGACGGAAGAACAGTTGGGCCAGGCCTTGACGGAGCAGAAGCGTTCGGGACGCAAGCTGGGCCGCGTTTTTGTCGAGCACGGCTTCGTCACGGAAGAGCAGATTTCGGGCGCGCTGGCGCGCCAGCTCGACATTCCCTACATTAATCTGAAGTTTTTCAACATCAATCCCGAACTGGTGCGGCTGCTGCCGGAAACCCAGGCGCGGCGCTTTCGCGCGCTGGTGCTGGAAGACCGGCGCGAGGGCTTGCTGGTCGGCATGTCCGACCCGACCGACCTGTTCGCGTATGACGAGATTTCGCGCCTGGTCAAGCGCCAGATCGAGCTGGCCGTCGTCAATGAGACGGAAGTGCTGGCCGCCATCGACCGCATCTACCGCCGCACGGAAGACATCTCCACCCTGACGCGCGAGCTGGAGCAGGACCTGGGCGACGTTTCCGTCGACTTCGGCGCGCTGGCCGCCAATCCGGGCCTGGAAGAAGCGCCCATCGTCAAGCTGCTGCAATCCGTGTTCGAGGATGCCACCCAGGTGCGCGCCTCGGACATCCACATCGAGCCGCAGGAAGGCCGGCTGCAGATCCGCTTCCGCATCGACGGCGTGCTGCACCTGCAGACGGAAGCGGACAGCAAGATCGCCAGTTCGCTGGCGCTGCGTCTGAAACTGATGTCGGACCTCGATATTTCCGAGAAGCGCCTGCCGCAGGATGGCCGCTTCGCCATCCGCGTGAAAAACCAGCGCATCGACGTGCGTATTTCCACCATGCCTACGCAGTACGGCGAATCCGTCGTCATGCGTCTGCTCAACCAGGGCGGCACGACCTTGCGCCTGGACGCCATCGGCATGCCGCCTGCGCTGGTGGCGCAGTTCCGCGCCATCGTCAGCCGCCCGAACGGCCTCGTGCTGGTGACGGGCCCGACCGGCAGCGGCAAGACGACGACCCTGTATTGCGCCTTGTCCGAACTCAATTCGGTGGAAAAAAAGCTCATTACGGTGGAAGACCCCGTCGAGTACCGGCTGGCCGGCATCAACCAGGTGCAAGTCAATGACAAGATCGAACTGAACTTCGCCAGGGTGCTGCGCTCGGCCCTGCGGCAAGACCCGGACATCGTGCTCGTCGGCGAGATGCGCGACCAGGAAACGGCGCAGATCGGCTTGCGCGCCGCCATGACGGGTCACTTGGTGTTGTCGACCCTGCATACGAACGACGCCATCAGCACGCCGCTGCGCCTGATGGACATGGGCGTACCCCGCTACATGGTGGGCAGTTCGCTGCAAGCCGTGCTGGCGCAGCGCCTGGTGCGCGTGATCTGCGAAAGCTGCAGCACGCCGTACCAGCCCACGCCGAACGAATACGAATGGCTGCGCCTGGAACTGGGCGAGCTGGTCGAGCGCAACCAGTATTTCCACGGCAAGGGCTGTTCGCATTGCAACGGCATGGGTTACCGGGGCCGCACGGGCGTGTATGAATTGCTGGAAATCACGCGCGCCGTGGCCGACGCCGCCAACCATGCCGACCCATCGCACTTCATGAAGGTGGCGATGGCGCAGATGGCGGGCGAAACCCTGCGCCGCCACGCCGTGCAATTGGTGGTCCAGGGCCGCACGACGGTGATGGAAGCGATGCGCATCAGCAACCAGAGCGAGGATTGA
- a CDS encoding ABC transporter ATP-binding protein produces MPRTCAHGNNGGRSPSSLPTITPMNACAIEFHNVHLQLAGSAVLRGVDLQVRAGELFGLVGVNGAGKTSLLKCLLDFCTPERGDIAIFDRPHRQGAARQPLSFLPERFQAPYYLTGGDFLRYLSRLHDVRPDAQAVRQTLDALDLAPDVLLRPARAYSKGMMQKLGLAACLLSGKRQLVLDEPMSGLDPKARAQFKQVLRQARAQGRGALLTSHALADVEELCDRMAILHAGRIVFMGTPAECRARHGGTQDASLEQAFLNCIAA; encoded by the coding sequence TTGCCGCGCACCTGCGCCCATGGCAATAATGGCGGTCGTTCCCCGTCTTCGCTGCCGACCATTACCCCTATGAACGCCTGCGCCATCGAGTTTCACAATGTGCACCTGCAACTGGCGGGCAGCGCCGTGCTGCGCGGCGTCGACCTGCAAGTGCGCGCGGGAGAACTGTTCGGCCTGGTCGGCGTGAATGGCGCGGGAAAGACGAGCCTGCTCAAATGCCTGCTCGACTTTTGCACGCCCGAGCGGGGAGACATCGCCATTTTCGACCGGCCGCACCGCCAAGGCGCGGCGCGCCAGCCCCTGTCGTTTTTGCCGGAACGCTTCCAGGCGCCCTACTACCTGACGGGCGGCGACTTCCTGCGCTACCTGTCGCGTCTGCACGACGTGCGTCCCGATGCGCAAGCCGTGCGGCAAACCCTGGACGCGCTGGACCTGGCGCCGGACGTTCTGCTGCGCCCCGCGCGCGCGTATTCGAAAGGCATGATGCAGAAACTGGGGCTGGCCGCCTGCCTGCTGTCGGGCAAGCGGCAACTGGTGCTCGATGAACCGATGAGCGGACTCGACCCGAAGGCGCGCGCGCAATTCAAGCAAGTGCTGCGGCAAGCGCGCGCGCAGGGTCGCGGCGCCCTGCTCACCTCGCATGCGCTGGCCGACGTGGAAGAATTGTGCGACCGCATGGCCATCCTGCATGCGGGCCGCATCGTGTTTATGGGCACGCCCGCCGAATGCCGTGCCCGCCACGGCGGTACGCAAGACGCCAGCCTGGAACAGGCTTTTCTCAATTGCATCGCGGCATGA
- a CDS encoding ExeA family protein yields MNTDTHVPIHYAPSPHGMYLHHFGLRTAPFGITPDPAFFYAGNTRGELLDALLYAVMQGEGIIKLTGEVGSGKTMLCRMLAERLPPRVDVLYLLNPRLEPDEVLHAIAAELGLELDGCRADAVLRAVHGELIARHAAGRQVLLLAEEAQAMPGATLEALRLLTNLETASHKLLQIVLFGQPELQHTLDLPQFRQLKERITHSFTVPRLPQALLDDYLACRLAAAGRMAPLVFTPAALRRLARAAQGIVRRVNILADKALLAAFADDAQQISARHVRLAIADSPFHRPPWHACKLLAGALSALMLLLAAALLWQWLAPGQAAVPRAPLPAPSTLLDSKLAESRDWLARQGPRQLVLHVASLPATETAAAETFLQQAQQAIGLRDLHVFRLPGAAPANAAARLDIVYGSFADQASAEAVRARLAPASPQKILLSDIDSIRTEIKAVTPAQTGRGAP; encoded by the coding sequence ATGAACACCGACACGCACGTCCCCATCCACTACGCGCCCTCGCCGCACGGCATGTATCTGCACCATTTCGGCTTGCGCACGGCACCGTTCGGCATTACGCCGGACCCGGCCTTCTTTTATGCCGGAAATACGCGGGGCGAACTGCTCGATGCGCTGCTGTATGCCGTCATGCAAGGCGAAGGCATCATCAAGCTGACGGGCGAAGTGGGCAGCGGCAAGACCATGCTGTGCCGCATGCTGGCCGAACGCCTGCCGCCCCGGGTCGACGTACTGTATCTGCTCAATCCCCGGTTGGAACCGGATGAAGTCCTGCACGCCATCGCCGCCGAACTGGGCCTGGAACTGGACGGCTGCCGCGCCGACGCCGTGCTGCGCGCCGTGCACGGCGAGCTGATCGCACGGCATGCGGCGGGACGCCAGGTGCTGCTGCTGGCCGAAGAAGCGCAAGCCATGCCGGGCGCCACCCTGGAAGCGCTGCGCCTGCTGACGAATCTGGAAACGGCCAGCCACAAGCTGCTGCAGATCGTGCTGTTCGGCCAGCCGGAATTGCAGCACACTTTGGACTTGCCCCAGTTCCGCCAATTGAAGGAACGCATCACCCACAGTTTTACCGTGCCGCGCCTGCCGCAAGCCTTGCTGGACGACTATCTGGCATGCCGCCTGGCCGCCGCCGGCCGCATGGCGCCGCTCGTCTTCACGCCGGCCGCGCTGCGCCGGCTGGCGCGCGCCGCGCAAGGCATCGTGCGCAGGGTCAATATCCTGGCCGACAAGGCCTTGCTGGCCGCGTTTGCGGACGATGCGCAGCAAATCAGCGCGCGCCACGTGCGCCTGGCCATTGCCGACAGCCCCTTCCACCGTCCGCCCTGGCATGCGTGCAAGCTGCTGGCGGGCGCCTTGAGCGCGCTGATGCTGCTGCTGGCCGCGGCGCTGCTGTGGCAATGGCTGGCGCCGGGCCAGGCAGCGGTCCCACGTGCACCGCTGCCGGCACCATCGACGCTGCTCGACAGCAAACTGGCCGAATCGCGCGACTGGCTGGCAAGGCAAGGACCGCGGCAGCTGGTGCTGCACGTCGCCAGCCTGCCCGCCACCGAAACGGCCGCGGCGGAAACGTTCCTGCAGCAGGCGCAGCAAGCGATCGGCCTGCGCGACCTCCATGTGTTCCGCCTGCCTGGCGCAGCGCCCGCAAATGCCGCCGCGCGCCTGGACATCGTCTACGGCAGCTTCGCCGACCAAGCCAGCGCCGAAGCCGTCCGGGCCAGGCTGGCCCCAGCGTCGCCACAGAAAATATTGCTAAGCGACATAGACAGTATCCGTACGGAAATAAAAGCCGTGACGCCGGCACAAACGGGGCGTGGCGCCCCCTGA